Part of the Streptomyces sp. NBC_01353 genome, ACCTGGGCGAGCGTGGTGGCGGGGGCGTCCTGCGCCTTCGGCTTGGGTGACTCGGAGACCGGGGACTCCACGGCCGCGGCGACCGCCTCGGGCGCGGTCTCGTCTGCGACGAGTGCGGCCTCGGCCTCCGGCTCGGCGGTGGCGTCGTCGGCGGACGTCTCCGACTCGGCCTCCGGTCCGGGGGTGGTGTCGGGCGCGACGTCTGCCTCCGGCGCGGTCTCCGTGACGGGAGCGACGTCTGCGGCAGCCGCGACGAGCGCGTCCTGAGCCTGCGGCTCTGCCGCGTCAGCCTCGGCGTCGTTCTGCGCCTCCGGCTCGGCGACAGCTTCGGCCTTCGGCTCGGCAACGGCCGCTTCCTGAGCCGTGGCTGCCTCGGCGTCGCCCGCCGACGCCGTCACGACGTCGTCGTCCGCGGTCGCGTCCGTCGGCGCGGTTGCCGCGTCCGCCGGCTCCGCCTCGGCCTCCGCTGCCTCAGCCTTGACCTCGGCGTCCGCCTCGGCCGCCGCCTTCGGCTGGGCCTCAGCCACCGCGTCCGTCGTCGCCTCCGGCTCGGCGTCCACTGCCTCGGCATTCGCCTCGGCCGACGGCTCGACCTCGACCGCCGCGTCCTCCGTGAGCGCCTCCGGCTCGGCCTCGGTCGCGTCCGCCGCCTCGACGTCCGCCTCGGTCGTCGCCTCCGGCTCCGCCGTCGCCGAGTCCGTCGTCAGCGCCTCTGCCTCCGCCTCGGTCACCTCGGTCGCGTCCGAAGCGAGCACCTCGGCCTCCGGCTCAGCCTTAGCCGCCGCGGTCGCCTCCGGCTCCGCCTCGGCCGCAACCGTCTCCGGCGTCGGCTCAGCCTCGGCCGCAACCGTCTCCGTCTCCGCCTCGGCCGCAACCGTCTCCGGCGCCGTCTCAGCCTCGGCGACAGCCGTCTCCGCCTTGGCCTCGGCGGCAACCGTCTCCGCCTCGGCCGCAACCGTCTCCGGCGCCGTCTCAGCCTCGGCGACAGCCGTCTCCGCCTTGGCCTCGGCGGCAACCGTCTCCGCCTCGGCCGCAACCGTCTCCGGCTCAACCGCGGCCACAGCCTCCGTCGCCTTCGGCTCCGCCGACCTCGCCCCGGGGACCTTCGGGTTGTCGAAGGCCGCCGCCACCAGGTCGTCCGCGGCGCGCTGGGCCGCCGAATCCTTCGGGCGGGTGGGCGTCGACGCGCGCGCCCGCTCCGGCGCCGCAGCAGCCGTTCCCGCCGGCTCCGTCGTCCGTTCCGCAGACGTCGGAGACGGGAGCGTCACCGACTGCTTCTCCTCGGACGTCGCGCGGTCCGCCTGGGGCGGGACGGAGGTTGCCGGAGTTTCGTCGTGCCGGTCCGCACGGTCGCGTCCGAACACCTTGCGCAGCAAGCTCCGAATGCCCATGGGCGAGGCCTTTCGCATGAGTTGGGTGCGATGAATGTCCGTACTGGGAGGAATCATCCCTGGCCAGGGCGGACACGTAAGGTTAGCGGCCCCTGGTGTGTCGCCATCGGCGCCCCATCGGCCACCTGTCCGGCCCCCAAGCGGCCCCCCAAGCGGCCCCCCAAGCGGCCCCCCGAGCGGCCTCCCGAGCGGCACCCCCGTCCGCCCTCCGGCCCCTCGCCGATCCGTCCTCAACGGCCCCCCAACCGCCCCCGGTTCCCCCACATTCATCCGACGTTCACCCCGGCGCCGCCCCCGTGCAGATGTGCACACATAACGTCACCGCGGATGGAATCCCGACACCATGTCGGGACCAAGGGGCGGCGCAAGTACGC contains:
- a CDS encoding VWA domain-containing protein — protein: MGIRSLLRKVFGRDRADRHDETPATSVPPQADRATSEEKQSVTLPSPTSAERTTEPAGTAAAAPERARASTPTRPKDSAAQRAADDLVAAAFDNPKVPGARSAEPKATEAVAAVEPETVAAEAETVAAEAKAETAVAEAETAPETVAAEAETVAAEAKAETAVAEAETAPETVAAEAETETVAAEAEPTPETVAAEAEPEATAAAKAEPEAEVLASDATEVTEAEAEALTTDSATAEPEATTEADVEAADATEAEPEALTEDAAVEVEPSAEANAEAVDAEPEATTDAVAEAQPKAAAEADAEVKAEAAEAEAEPADAATAPTDATADDDVVTASAGDAEAATAQEAAVAEPKAEAVAEPEAQNDAEADAAEPQAQDALVAAAADVAPVTETAPEADVAPDTTPGPEAESETSADDATAEPEAEAALVADETAPEAVAAAVESPVSESPKPKAQDAPATTLAQVKADAPHLVDAYKAAGAVLKKQGLVGARAAVYLVVDRSGSMRGYFKDGSVQRIAEQTVALAAHLDEDATVTAVFFSTDIDGTAELRPQGLEGRIDEINAGLGRLGRTNYHRAVEEVLAHHEKADPTRPAFVVFQTDGAPESKTAATQALAEAADRPIHWQFVAWGEEDNKAFDYLRKLTAPRTGHFLAGATPSETAHSAFYGGLLADWQI